A window from Nitrospira sp. ND1 encodes these proteins:
- a CDS encoding AI-2E family transporter yields the protein MNRQQIFALCFFGVLLALLYQMGLMFRPFVFPVLWAVILAHLCFPLHIRLTAWLGGRELHSAVLLTLAALALVVVPLVVLSVMLVKEAGSADRAVREWIASGGVQQLPDRLSGLPGGPVVREWLERFTGRESDLEQFVLSSAKTFSRFIVGELSDLVRDVFMLVADFLVMMFTLFFFFKDGRHWLASLYALIPLEASHKDKILARLDQTIRAVVKGIVLTAIAQGLLAGAAYAVLGVPFPMVLMALTILLAPLPFGGTALIWGPVALYLLWAGTVGKGLVMLAWGIGVVSTIDQILKPLFIGQGAEIPVLLLTFSVLGGLAVYGILGLFLGPILVGLFLTALQIYRDDYQQHLPAPPAAS from the coding sequence ATGAATCGACAACAGATTTTTGCGCTCTGCTTTTTCGGCGTGCTGCTGGCGCTGCTGTATCAGATGGGGCTGATGTTTCGCCCCTTCGTGTTTCCGGTCCTCTGGGCGGTGATTCTTGCGCATCTGTGTTTCCCCCTGCACATCCGGCTCACCGCCTGGTTGGGAGGACGGGAGTTGCATTCGGCTGTGCTCCTGACATTGGCTGCGCTGGCCCTGGTCGTGGTGCCGCTGGTGGTGCTGAGTGTAATGCTGGTGAAGGAGGCCGGATCCGCTGACCGCGCGGTGCGGGAATGGATTGCCTCAGGAGGCGTTCAGCAGTTGCCCGATCGGTTGTCCGGGCTACCGGGAGGCCCTGTGGTGAGGGAGTGGCTGGAGCGGTTCACCGGCAGGGAAAGTGATCTCGAACAATTCGTGCTCTCAAGCGCGAAGACCTTCAGTAGATTCATCGTGGGCGAGTTGAGCGACCTTGTGCGGGACGTCTTTATGTTGGTCGCCGACTTTCTCGTCATGATGTTTACGCTGTTTTTCTTCTTCAAAGATGGCCGCCACTGGCTGGCGTCGCTGTATGCGTTGATCCCCCTGGAAGCCTCGCACAAGGACAAGATCCTGGCTCGCCTGGATCAGACCATTCGCGCCGTGGTGAAAGGGATTGTGCTGACGGCCATTGCGCAGGGGCTACTCGCCGGAGCGGCCTATGCGGTACTGGGCGTGCCGTTTCCCATGGTGTTGATGGCCCTGACGATTCTCCTGGCTCCGCTCCCGTTCGGCGGAACGGCGCTCATCTGGGGGCCTGTGGCCTTGTATCTCCTCTGGGCCGGTACGGTGGGGAAGGGACTGGTCATGCTGGCCTGGGGAATCGGGGTCGTGTCTACGATCGATCAGATCCTCAAGCCGCTGTTCATCGGGCAGGGCGCGGAGATTCCCGTGTTGCTCCTGACCTTCAGTGTGCTCGGAGGTCTGGCGGTCTACGGGATCCTCGGATTGTTCCTGGGACCGATTCTCGTCGGACTGTTCTTGACCGCCCTGCAGATCTACCGGGACGACTACCAGCAGCACCTTCCGGCCCCGCCGGCCGCATCGTAA
- a CDS encoding OmpP1/FadL family transporter: protein MPATRPSHHERTRRQRRWKRHDDAFPRLLIACCALIAMTAFLPPAARAGSFRIYDHSASATGQASAFTAQADDASAGYYNPAGMTQLRGVQFSAGTTLIAGGFSFQNGAGTQANGDLRGSVAVPPPSNVYMTANLKDLGIGSSDSTTIGLAVFSPFGTLTRWPDNSPFSTATTKAAFELIDIRPSIAFRPLPDLAIGLGADIYTFSGAFGEGQVERQFRWPGGLGIPAGTGMELNGRDTAAGFNASLLYTPLRNGDGRPLVNIGLIYRSQATLHLDGQLLAGGTRVADARTTFVVPQVLTGGIALWPVRDNEREWKLELDVDYTGWKSVRNLDTTLSNGLTIATPTNWTSGYTVMVGTEYKWLNPAPLPDWDVALRAGYWHSQKAIPDQTFNPAIPDGDNHAVSTGFGFMCREHGKFLGVIPCGGSDKALSPKGLGIDLAYQAILYEGRTVAGNVNPTVNGTYRTTLHVGSINLRVNF from the coding sequence GTGCCCGCGACACGGCCGTCGCACCACGAGAGAACCCGACGGCAGCGCCGGTGGAAGCGACACGATGACGCCTTCCCCCGGCTGCTCATCGCCTGTTGCGCGCTGATTGCCATGACCGCGTTCCTCCCACCGGCAGCCCGGGCGGGAAGTTTTCGCATCTACGATCACAGTGCCTCGGCAACCGGCCAGGCGTCGGCATTCACGGCGCAAGCCGACGATGCTTCCGCCGGGTACTATAATCCGGCCGGCATGACACAACTCCGCGGGGTTCAGTTCTCAGCCGGCACCACTCTTATCGCCGGCGGCTTCTCGTTTCAGAATGGCGCGGGCACCCAGGCCAACGGCGATCTTCGCGGGAGTGTGGCGGTTCCGCCTCCGTCGAACGTCTACATGACGGCCAATCTCAAGGACCTCGGCATCGGCTCCTCCGACAGCACCACTATCGGCTTGGCCGTCTTCAGCCCGTTCGGCACCTTGACGCGCTGGCCGGACAACAGTCCCTTTTCCACGGCGACCACGAAAGCCGCGTTCGAATTGATCGACATTCGCCCCTCCATCGCCTTCCGGCCGCTGCCGGATCTGGCAATCGGGTTGGGAGCGGATATCTACACCTTTTCCGGAGCCTTCGGAGAAGGGCAGGTTGAGCGACAATTTCGCTGGCCCGGCGGGCTCGGCATCCCGGCCGGCACCGGCATGGAATTAAATGGGCGCGACACAGCCGCGGGCTTCAATGCCAGCCTGCTCTACACGCCGCTGCGTAATGGGGACGGGCGTCCGCTCGTCAACATCGGCCTCATCTACCGCAGTCAGGCGACGCTGCATCTCGACGGGCAATTGCTCGCCGGCGGCACGCGTGTGGCAGACGCCCGCACGACCTTTGTGGTTCCGCAGGTTCTCACCGGCGGCATCGCGCTCTGGCCCGTCCGGGATAACGAGCGGGAATGGAAGCTGGAATTGGACGTGGATTACACCGGCTGGAAATCAGTCCGCAATCTGGATACGACCCTGTCGAACGGTCTCACCATCGCCACCCCCACCAACTGGACCAGCGGCTACACCGTCATGGTCGGCACCGAATACAAGTGGCTCAACCCCGCACCGCTGCCCGATTGGGACGTCGCCCTACGCGCCGGCTACTGGCATTCCCAGAAGGCGATTCCCGATCAGACCTTCAACCCTGCCATTCCCGACGGCGACAACCATGCCGTCTCCACCGGCTTCGGGTTCATGTGCCGGGAACACGGCAAGTTTCTCGGGGTCATCCCCTGCGGAGGATCCGACAAAGCCCTCAGCCCCAAAGGCCTCGGAATCGATCTGGCCTACCAGGCCATTCTGTACGAAGGCAGAACCGTCGCCGGGAACGTGAATCCCACCGTCAACGGAACGTATCGCACGACCTTGCATGTGGGCTCCATCAATCTCCGTGTGAATTTTTGA
- a CDS encoding DUF3365 domain-containing protein: MRLTLTVIRARPLWLALALACVSSYSLQAKDVAPPPGIHPEKVADFVHAVLDADRTIYTNQVVNRMQAKGIVSAAEHWEHENALPLPAQFLQHSGKLVAESGRGIRYRLISLWPIYQRNAPATDLERRALESFSQTPDRPFTGIVTSGRKQYFQAIYSDRAISAACVKCHNSHPLSPKRDFALNDVMGGMTITIPLD; encoded by the coding sequence ATGCGTCTCACCCTGACAGTCATTCGGGCACGGCCGCTGTGGCTCGCACTGGCGCTGGCCTGCGTCTCGAGCTATTCGTTGCAGGCCAAAGATGTCGCGCCGCCGCCTGGCATTCATCCGGAAAAGGTCGCGGACTTCGTGCACGCGGTTCTGGATGCCGATCGAACCATCTACACGAACCAGGTCGTCAACCGGATGCAGGCCAAAGGCATCGTGTCTGCCGCGGAACATTGGGAACACGAAAATGCCCTGCCGCTGCCTGCCCAGTTCCTTCAACATTCGGGCAAACTCGTGGCCGAGTCCGGACGAGGCATTCGCTATCGTCTCATCAGCCTCTGGCCCATCTACCAGCGGAATGCCCCCGCCACCGACTTGGAACGCCGGGCGCTGGAGAGTTTTTCGCAGACCCCCGACCGGCCCTTTACGGGCATCGTGACCAGCGGCCGCAAACAATACTTTCAGGCCATCTATTCCGATCGGGCCATCTCAGCCGCCTGCGTGAAGTGTCACAACAGCCACCCGCTGAGCCCCAAACGTGACTTTGCGTTGAATGACGTGATGGGGGGCATGACGATTACCATTCCCCTCGACTGA
- a CDS encoding polymer-forming cytoskeletal protein: MMKKSGFVENDNITLLAKGVLLRGEIRVEGTVRIDGRLEGDLHTTGTVVIGEDGIVQGTITAGIIISSGKIKATVRATERLQLLKTGLLVGEVHAPAFSMEDGAKFQGMSDMGVASWGDEAQKLPGNVRDISSQRPKAVAMLGENA, translated from the coding sequence ATGATGAAGAAGTCCGGCTTTGTGGAAAACGACAATATCACCCTGTTGGCCAAAGGTGTCTTGCTCAGAGGCGAGATTCGCGTTGAAGGCACAGTCCGCATCGACGGGCGGTTGGAAGGCGATCTTCACACCACGGGGACCGTCGTGATCGGCGAAGACGGCATCGTGCAGGGAACCATCACAGCCGGGATCATCATCAGCAGTGGAAAGATCAAGGCGACGGTGCGGGCGACGGAACGGCTCCAATTACTCAAGACCGGTCTGCTCGTCGGCGAAGTCCACGCGCCCGCCTTCTCCATGGAAGACGGGGCGAAGTTTCAAGGGATGTCGGATATGGGCGTTGCCTCCTGGGGTGACGAAGCCCAGAAACTCCCCGGCAATGTTCGGGATATTTCCTCGCAGCGTCCCAAGGCCGTCGCCATGCTCGGTGAAAACGCCTGA
- a CDS encoding PBP1A family penicillin-binding protein — protein sequence MVVIFVRRWIVRGLLVLAGVAVLAAGSAVAYGLYLSASLALPAGDEHPPRLIYGAPFLLKPDLDIASAHLIERLNRLGYRSVETAVRTPGEYRVTPAEIDIYLHEFADFHLRPVPARLALDQGRVTKVLSIPGGDELFPAYLEPQLISGLRGASRQVREWVSYDDLPARFLDVLLAIEDRRFFSHPGIDPIAVGRAVWTNVTRGTVIQGGSTITQQLAKNLFYSPQRTFGRKLKESIAALVLEAKYRKQAILESYANEIYLGQVGSVSIYGVGEAAHRYFGKRVDALSLEETALLVGMIKGPNTYSPLRNPALAKQRRDVVLGRLHEQGLVSDDAWKQAVMTPVRVMPPQDTLADAPFFVDHLLRQVEETTGAPLPDGVRAYTTLDPVLQRLATQTLESELGKLEAAYPALTGHSSPVQAALVALDPATGGILAMVGSRDYRTSQFNRAVQSKRQPGSLFKPLVYLAALEARRELTGGQPITAATSIVDEPVTFESAAGVWAPQNYDHRFHGTVSVRTAIEQSLNIPAVKIAQAVGTKRILQMAEKLGIRSPLADNLSIALGTSGVSLLEITSAYGALAQGGLYVAPSALQAVMTPEGDPAWHRTPVRHQAVSPQAAYVMTSLLRGVVERGTAAKAKAMGLRGTVAGKTGTTDGYRDAWFVGYTPDVVVGVWVGFDDEEALHLTGAQAALPMWVEFVRRISPAATREFALPPAVVTRDIDPQSAQLATSKCPQRSAELFIEGTEPSIYCEVHGSGFWERVKRSFGFS from the coding sequence GTGGTGGTGATATTCGTCAGACGCTGGATCGTGCGGGGGCTTCTGGTATTGGCCGGCGTCGCGGTCCTTGCCGCAGGAAGTGCGGTGGCCTACGGGCTCTACCTCTCGGCCAGTCTGGCGTTGCCGGCCGGCGACGAGCATCCCCCCCGCCTGATCTACGGCGCCCCGTTTCTGTTGAAGCCCGATCTGGATATTGCCTCCGCTCATCTGATCGAGCGCCTCAACCGGCTCGGTTATCGCTCGGTCGAGACGGCCGTGCGCACCCCCGGCGAGTATCGTGTCACTCCTGCAGAGATCGATATTTACTTGCACGAGTTTGCCGATTTTCACCTGCGACCGGTTCCGGCCCGTTTGGCGCTCGACCAGGGGCGAGTGACGAAGGTCCTGTCGATTCCGGGGGGCGACGAATTATTCCCCGCCTATCTGGAACCACAATTGATCAGCGGGTTGCGCGGCGCCTCGCGGCAGGTGCGGGAATGGGTGTCGTACGACGATCTGCCGGCGCGGTTTCTCGATGTGTTGCTGGCGATCGAAGACCGGCGATTCTTCAGCCATCCCGGCATCGATCCCATTGCCGTGGGCCGCGCGGTCTGGACGAATGTGACCCGGGGCACGGTCATCCAGGGCGGCAGTACGATCACGCAGCAGTTGGCGAAGAACCTGTTTTATTCTCCGCAACGCACGTTCGGGCGGAAGCTCAAGGAGTCGATTGCCGCGTTGGTCCTGGAGGCGAAATACCGCAAACAGGCGATCCTCGAAAGTTATGCGAACGAGATTTATCTCGGGCAGGTCGGGTCTGTGTCGATTTATGGAGTCGGGGAGGCCGCGCACCGGTATTTCGGCAAACGCGTGGATGCATTGAGCTTGGAGGAGACCGCGCTGCTGGTCGGGATGATCAAGGGGCCGAATACCTATTCACCCCTGAGGAATCCGGCGCTGGCCAAGCAGCGTCGCGATGTGGTACTGGGCCGGTTGCACGAACAGGGGCTCGTGAGCGACGACGCGTGGAAGCAGGCGGTGATGACGCCCGTCCGGGTCATGCCGCCGCAGGACACCTTGGCCGATGCGCCGTTTTTTGTCGACCATCTGTTGAGACAGGTGGAAGAGACGACCGGGGCGCCCTTGCCGGACGGTGTCAGGGCCTACACGACGCTCGACCCTGTGTTGCAACGGCTGGCCACTCAGACGCTGGAGAGTGAACTGGGTAAACTGGAAGCGGCCTATCCGGCGCTGACCGGCCACAGCAGTCCGGTGCAAGCCGCGCTGGTGGCGCTCGATCCCGCAACGGGCGGCATTCTTGCGATGGTGGGCAGTCGTGATTATCGCACCAGTCAGTTCAACCGGGCCGTGCAGTCGAAACGCCAGCCCGGCTCGTTGTTTAAGCCGTTGGTGTATCTCGCGGCATTGGAAGCCCGCCGTGAATTGACTGGTGGGCAACCGATTACTGCAGCCACCTCGATCGTCGATGAACCGGTGACGTTTGAGTCGGCAGCCGGGGTGTGGGCACCGCAGAATTACGACCATCGGTTCCACGGCACGGTGTCCGTGCGGACGGCGATCGAACAATCGCTGAATATTCCCGCCGTGAAGATCGCACAGGCCGTGGGGACGAAGCGAATTCTCCAGATGGCAGAGAAGCTGGGGATTCGCAGCCCGCTGGCCGATAATCTGTCCATTGCCTTGGGGACTTCCGGCGTCTCGCTGTTGGAGATCACCTCGGCCTACGGAGCCCTGGCACAAGGGGGGCTCTATGTGGCTCCCTCGGCGTTGCAGGCCGTGATGACTCCGGAAGGGGATCCCGCCTGGCATCGTACGCCAGTGCGGCATCAAGCGGTGTCCCCGCAAGCGGCCTATGTCATGACCTCGTTGCTCAGGGGTGTCGTCGAGCGCGGCACGGCGGCCAAGGCGAAGGCGATGGGCCTGCGCGGGACTGTGGCGGGAAAAACCGGGACGACGGATGGGTATCGCGACGCCTGGTTCGTCGGGTACACGCCGGATGTGGTGGTCGGTGTGTGGGTGGGATTCGACGACGAGGAGGCGCTGCATCTGACCGGAGCACAGGCGGCGCTACCGATGTGGGTGGAGTTCGTGCGCCGGATCTCGCCGGCTGCGACGCGCGAGTTTGCGTTGCCGCCTGCCGTGGTCACGCGCGACATCGATCCCCAGTCGGCTCAGTTGGCGACTTCGAAGTGTCCGCAGCGGTCGGCGGAGTTGTTTATCGAAGGTACGGAGCCTTCGATCTACTGCGAAGTACACGGCAGCGGCTTCTGGGAACGGGTCAAGCGCAGTTTTGGTTTTTCCTAG